The Longimicrobiales bacterium DNA segment TTGCGGCACACCGGACGCTGCCGTTCGGTACGGTGGTGCGCGTCATCAATGAGCGGAACGGTCGATCGGTCGTCGTGCGCGTGGTGGATCGTGGTCCGTGGGGCTCGATCGCGAAGCGTCGCAACACGATCATCGATCTTTCGCGCAGTGCGGCCGAGCAGCTCGGCTACATCCGGGCGGGCCGGACACCGGTACGCGTGGAGGTGCTGCTGATGGGATCGGGCTGATGTCTGCGTCCGTGCGGGGCTCGCGGGTCGGCTGACATCCGGATTCGGCGCGCGGCTCGCATCCGGCTGACGCCGCCACGGTCCCTGCGGTCCTGACGGATTTCATGCGACGTCCTTCTCCTCGTCCTCCTCGCCGTTGCATTTTCCTTCCCGGCCGCGGGAACTCCGTCGCCTGCGCGGCGTACGCCGACGCAACAGAAGCGACGCTGCCTCTGTCACAAGGAGCCCATCATGGCTGGTTGGCCGACTCACCGTGAGCGCCGCTCACGCGCGCACCACCGGCTGGTAGCGCCCGCAGCTCTCTCCCTGCTCGCAATCACGATTCTGTCCGGCTGCTCCAACAAGCAGCGCCTGGGCGAGTATGACTTCCGCCAGCGCACGCTGGCGGTCGCCACGATCGCGCCCCCGCACCCGGACGTGTTCAGCTCGCTGTACCTGGACATCGACACCTCGCAGCCGATCAGGACCGTGCTGAGCGTCGGCAGCGGCATCGCGCGCAACATCGCGGTCGAGGGTGCAAAAGCGCGCGTGGACAGTGCCACTGCGGCGTTCGATCTCGGTGACCGGATGGGCTCGCGTATCCTGGACGGGGCGAGCCGCCACCTCCGCACCACGCCGATCAACGACAACCGCCTTGCCGACTACGAGATCGAGGTGCGCATCGAGCGATACGGGCTGACGGCCTCCTCCTGGACGTCGCAGGCGTACTTCACGATCGACGCGGACCTGTGGCTGCTGGACGGCGCAACCGGACGTCGCATCTGGAAGAGCGGAGTGCACGCGACCGACAGGGTGAGTCCCGTCGTGTTCGGTCCCGATGGCCGCACGGTGGGTGGCGTCGTCACGGCGATCTCGATCGCGAACATGTCCGCGGCAGAGATGCAGAAGGTCTTCGAAGGACTGGCCGATTTTGCGGCCGACTGGCTCGTGGACGAGCTGGCCCACGCCCTGGACGACGCGCGCGGCTGAGTCGCCCGATCCCTCAGGGCCCGGGCCCCGGCCCGGGGCCCTAATCCCTGTACGGATCCCTCACGTCCGGCCCCGCCATCACGACGATGAGCGGATGCAGCGTGTGCAGCACCTCGATGGTCGGGCCCTGGGCCTCCAGCACCTCGTTCAGCCGCCGGTAGACCTGCGGGCTCTCGTCGAGGCCGCCGCCGCGCAGCACGACGCCCTTCTTCCGCAGCCGTGACTCCATCATTTCCGGCGTCACGCGCCCTGCGCTGATCACCTTGCCGGTGCGTCGGTTGCGCTTGCCGGCCGCGGCGGTGCGGCTCATGACGCGACCCGCACCGTGCACGGTGGAAAAGAGTGCGTCGCGCTGGAGCGCGCTCAGCTCCGGAGCTTCGTTCGGCGGCACGGCGCCGCGTACGATCACGGCGTCGTCGGCCATGGAGCCGCCGATGAAGCCCTTCTGCCCCGGGAACGCGGGCGTGGCGCCCTTGCGCACGACAATGACCTCGGTCGGCTGGCCGCCGATGTCGTGCGTTTCGCGCCACGCGAAGTTGTGGTGGTTGTGCACGAGCTCCTGCTCGGTGCCGCCGACCAGGTCCACCACCTTGCGCGCGACCCACTCGCGTCCGACGTAGGCGTAGCGACCCGCCAGCTCCATGAGGTGCCAGTAGTCGTGACCGAGCGGCGCATCGAGCGGCAGCAGCACCTCCGTCTCGGCGCCGC contains these protein-coding regions:
- a CDS encoding RtcB family protein — translated: MATIFGQHDENTILQLKRVEQSAERAALMADGHVGYVMPIGGVAAYRNRVSVVGVGFDIACGNAAIRTDRTVEQLSGLSLEELKRNPSRAWGNRKLGRIADEIRSTVSFGIGRSNRADDAPVDDPLFESDAWSLVPRERGHRDALMAKAREQLGTVGSGNHYVDVFYDDDGVIWVGVHFGSRGFGHTVASSFLALSQGGRWGDRGAETEVLLPLDAPLGHDYWHLMELAGRYAYVGREWVARKVVDLVGGTEQELVHNHHNFAWRETHDIGGQPTEVIVVRKGATPAFPGQKGFIGGSMADDAVIVRGAVPPNEAPELSALQRDALFSTVHGAGRVMSRTAAAGKRNRRTGKVISAGRVTPEMMESRLRKKGVVLRGGGLDESPQVYRRLNEVLEAQGPTIEVLHTLHPLIVVMAGPDVRDPYRD